A genome region from Staphylococcus capitis subsp. capitis includes the following:
- a CDS encoding helix-turn-helix transcriptional regulator — translation MEDIKHVVANNIKKYRKEERLTLQQLSYLTGVSKTMLNQIETEKSSPSITILWRISSGLKIPLSKLISSPHKGVEVIDKSEIQAIYDNEKRSVSYPYFWFCCKVEFII, via the coding sequence ATGGAAGATATTAAACATGTAGTAGCTAATAACATTAAAAAGTATAGAAAAGAAGAAAGACTTACTTTGCAACAATTATCTTATCTTACAGGTGTGAGCAAAACCATGCTTAATCAAATAGAAACAGAAAAATCCAGTCCTTCTATAACTATTTTATGGCGTATATCTAGCGGCTTAAAAATCCCTCTAAGTAAACTTATTTCATCACCCCATAAAGGTGTAGAAGTGATTGATAAATCTGAAATTCAAGCTATTTATGATAATGAAAAAAGATCTGTCAGCTATCCTTATTTTTGGTTCTGTTGCAAAGTTGAATTTATAATATAA
- the rnr gene encoding ribonuclease R, with amino-acid sequence MNLKQSIEEIIKQPDYEPMSVSDFQDALGLNSADSFRDLIKVLVELEQTGLIERTKTDRYQRKESSKSNSKLIKGTLSQNKKGFAFLRPEDDEMEDIFIPPTKINRALDGDTVIVEIQKSRGEHKGKVEGEVKSIEKHSVTQVVGTYSEAKHFGFVIPDDKRIMQDIFIPKGQSLGAVDGHKVLVQITKYADGTDNPEGHISAILGHKNDPGVDILSIIYQHGIEIEFPDNVLKEAEDVPEEIAPSEIEGRRDLRNDLTITIDGADAKDLDDAIAVKKLKNGNTELTVSIADVSYYVKEDSALDKEAYVRATSVYLVDRVIPMIPHRLSNGICSLNPEVDRLTLSCRMEINARGEVVKHEIFDSVIHSNYRMTYDAVNKIITDQDPQVRAQYKELTPMLDLAQDLSHRLIQMRRRRGEIDFDINEAKVLVNEEGIPTDVQMRERGEGERLIESFMLAANETVAEHFNKMEVPFIYRVHEQPKSDRLRQFFDFITNFGIMIKGTGEDIHPTTLQNIQEEVEGRPEQMVISTMMLRSMQQAHYDDVNLGHFGLSAEYYTHFTSPIRRYPDLTVHRLIRKYLIENSMDKKELRHWEDTLPELAEHTSQRERRAIEAERDTDELKKAEYMIQHIGDEFEGIISSVANFGMFIELPNTIEGMVHIANMSDDYYNFDERQMALIGERQAKVFRIGDEVKVKVTHVDVDERMIDFQIVGMPLPKNDKSQRPARGKTIQAKTRGKSLDKSKDDNSKGNKKKRKQRKGKNARKKDKQGKTNHKPFYKDKSVKKKSRRKKK; translated from the coding sequence ATGAATTTAAAGCAATCCATCGAAGAAATAATTAAACAACCTGACTATGAACCCATGTCAGTGTCAGATTTTCAAGATGCGTTAGGTTTAAATAGTGCCGACTCATTTAGAGATTTAATTAAGGTGCTCGTTGAACTAGAACAAACGGGTTTAATCGAACGAACTAAGACAGATAGATACCAAAGAAAAGAATCAAGTAAGTCCAATTCAAAATTAATTAAAGGAACATTAAGTCAGAATAAGAAAGGATTCGCTTTTCTTCGACCTGAAGATGATGAAATGGAAGATATCTTCATTCCTCCAACTAAAATTAACAGAGCTTTAGATGGCGATACAGTCATTGTAGAGATTCAAAAATCTAGAGGGGAACATAAAGGTAAAGTTGAAGGAGAAGTTAAATCTATTGAGAAACATTCTGTCACTCAAGTGGTAGGAACATATAGTGAAGCTAAACATTTCGGTTTTGTTATCCCAGATGATAAACGAATTATGCAAGATATCTTTATTCCTAAAGGTCAAAGTTTGGGCGCTGTAGATGGCCATAAAGTACTTGTTCAGATTACTAAATACGCTGATGGTACAGATAACCCAGAAGGTCATATTTCAGCAATACTAGGTCATAAAAATGATCCCGGTGTAGATATTTTATCTATTATTTACCAACATGGAATTGAGATTGAGTTTCCAGATAACGTGCTTAAAGAAGCGGAAGATGTGCCTGAAGAAATTGCACCATCTGAAATTGAAGGTCGCCGTGATTTAAGAAATGATTTAACTATAACGATTGATGGCGCAGATGCTAAAGACTTGGACGATGCCATAGCAGTTAAGAAATTGAAGAACGGTAATACTGAGTTAACTGTAAGTATCGCAGACGTAAGTTACTACGTGAAAGAAGATTCAGCTTTAGACAAGGAAGCATATGTTAGAGCGACAAGCGTATATTTAGTAGACCGAGTTATTCCAATGATTCCTCATCGTCTAAGTAATGGTATTTGTTCATTGAATCCTGAAGTTGATCGTTTAACGCTAAGTTGTCGTATGGAAATTAATGCTCGCGGTGAAGTCGTTAAACATGAAATATTCGATAGCGTGATTCATTCTAATTATCGTATGACTTATGATGCTGTAAATAAGATTATTACAGACCAAGATCCTCAAGTACGTGCACAATATAAAGAGTTGACGCCAATGCTTGATTTAGCGCAAGATTTATCTCATCGTTTAATCCAAATGCGCCGTCGCCGTGGTGAAATTGACTTTGATATTAACGAAGCTAAAGTGCTTGTAAATGAAGAAGGTATTCCTACAGATGTTCAAATGCGTGAACGTGGTGAAGGTGAACGTTTAATTGAATCATTCATGCTAGCCGCTAATGAAACAGTGGCGGAACATTTTAATAAAATGGAAGTACCATTTATTTACCGTGTACACGAACAACCTAAGTCAGATCGCTTAAGACAATTCTTCGACTTTATTACTAATTTCGGTATTATGATTAAAGGTACTGGTGAAGATATTCATCCTACTACTTTACAAAATATTCAAGAAGAAGTTGAAGGTCGACCAGAGCAAATGGTGATTTCAACGATGATGTTACGTTCAATGCAACAAGCACATTATGATGATGTAAATCTAGGACATTTCGGTTTATCTGCCGAGTACTATACACACTTTACATCTCCAATTCGTCGTTATCCTGATTTAACGGTTCATAGATTAATTCGTAAATATTTAATTGAGAACTCTATGGATAAGAAGGAATTACGCCATTGGGAAGATACGTTGCCAGAACTTGCTGAACACACATCTCAACGAGAGCGTCGTGCTATCGAGGCAGAACGTGATACAGATGAATTGAAAAAAGCTGAATATATGATTCAACATATTGGTGATGAATTTGAAGGTATCATTAGTTCAGTTGCTAACTTTGGTATGTTTATTGAATTGCCAAATACAATTGAAGGTATGGTTCATATTGCTAATATGTCTGATGATTACTATAATTTTGATGAACGTCAAATGGCTCTAATAGGTGAACGCCAAGCGAAGGTATTCCGTATTGGTGATGAAGTGAAAGTTAAAGTCACTCATGTTGATGTAGACGAACGGATGATTGATTTTCAAATTGTGGGTATGCCTTTACCTAAAAATGATAAATCCCAACGTCCAGCACGAGGTAAAACAATTCAGGCTAAAACACGTGGTAAGTCATTAGATAAGTCTAAAGACGATAATAGCAAAGGCAATAAAAAGAAACGTAAACAACGTAAAGGTAAGAATGCACGTAAAAAAGATAAACAAGGTAAAACAAATCATAAACCATTCTATAAAGATAAAAGCGTGAAAAAGAAATCACGTCGTAAGAAAAAATAG
- a CDS encoding ABC transporter ATP-binding protein, which translates to MIQLKNVSKSFKDIYILKNINLTIKEKAFVVIKGKSGQGKSTLLNILGLLETPTEGQIIYKNQSIASKSQIRKFKKEDIAYIYQNYGLLENKTVLANLMLPLNISKKDMPKIIEIIQSVGLPKEILKRKVYTCSGGEQQRIAIARAILKNPTVIFADEPTGNLDEKNAHDVINIFQYLNRQGVTIIMATHSQNFFDIGTELIDLDVQNA; encoded by the coding sequence ATGATCCAATTAAAGAATGTATCTAAATCATTTAAAGATATCTATATTTTGAAAAATATAAACCTTACTATTAAAGAAAAAGCATTTGTTGTAATTAAAGGAAAAAGTGGTCAAGGAAAGTCTACATTGCTAAATATTTTAGGTTTATTAGAAACACCTACTGAGGGTCAAATAATTTATAAAAATCAATCTATTGCTTCAAAGTCACAAATTAGAAAGTTTAAAAAAGAAGATATTGCCTATATTTATCAAAATTATGGCTTATTAGAAAATAAAACAGTATTAGCAAATCTTATGTTACCATTAAATATTTCTAAAAAAGATATGCCTAAAATTATCGAAATTATTCAATCTGTCGGATTACCGAAAGAGATACTTAAACGAAAAGTTTATACTTGTAGTGGTGGAGAGCAACAACGTATTGCTATTGCAAGAGCGATTCTTAAAAATCCTACCGTTATATTTGCTGATGAACCCACGGGTAATTTGGATGAGAAAAACGCTCATGATGTTATCAATATTTTCCAATATTTAAATAGACAAGGTGTCACAATCATTATGGCTACACACAGTCAAAACTTTTTTGATATAGGTACAGAATTAATTGATTTAGATGTTCAAAATGCATAA
- a CDS encoding DUF1430 domain-containing protein: MKKLLLFLLVSITLIFSLGIANSAKNLSFYQTIIKDHDHFVYNVPGKEKKHTRDAPQYFNKIAKNHHVGLTKVTYFNDNRILFNTNEKRLLNQRDNHHQLHIFDSKMHIDVENITTTKHLSAVGMYYIKGDPKDKATVLSLMNKYAGDTIKQENPSLLSYLTLDQYTLALIFLLSLLIFIVYCHYLQRNKQNYKMLSDLGYDLTHHFMFVMRDLKWIFLSYVLLSIGTTLITYLAIYKDLHILQLLAVVCSVMVLTLIALSCITILLLMIYQKDFYKNQVKPNVNLIIYLYILLAIVMGVFLTTSTHQVIKNSHDFQSKIPSLKGWKNTKDVYQPNVQDNGAVYNKEIEIAQDKRFDRLLKSKENPGFLIDTENFTSEGGELPLYKMNEEENNSIEPDGKTIIVDPNYLKRHHMVTPQSEDVLRYIQHDKYTRNILVPIKFKRYEHKIRKNFTKDFKFKRTLYDDIRKDHAPAHINIIYVKNNSKYPTYNSDAGGKNNKIEAPIAIVETGNTHVRNNAHYMDDCYFFESKKDNPYDTLKPLLKKYGLLDDIISINSVYDTKVDDINDIKKEIIKYVLLALITLISFIIAIFTAIHLYFVNWKHAIFIKYNLGYSVWNNHKYAFLLLAFVNILLLGMFLQKYPITSLLIFISLLIFEMIVISIEFLILNQKNNNAILKGKE, translated from the coding sequence ATGAAAAAATTATTATTATTTTTATTGGTCTCAATCACGTTGATATTCAGTTTAGGCATCGCAAACTCGGCGAAAAACCTTTCTTTTTATCAAACCATCATAAAAGACCATGATCATTTCGTTTATAATGTTCCGGGAAAAGAAAAGAAACATACTCGGGATGCGCCTCAATACTTTAATAAAATTGCCAAAAATCATCATGTTGGTTTAACTAAAGTTACATATTTCAACGATAATCGTATTCTTTTTAATACAAATGAAAAAAGATTACTTAATCAAAGAGATAATCATCATCAGTTACATATATTTGATAGTAAAATGCATATCGATGTTGAAAATATAACAACTACAAAACATCTGTCTGCAGTAGGAATGTATTATATAAAAGGGGATCCTAAAGATAAAGCGACTGTGCTTTCACTCATGAACAAATATGCGGGGGACACGATCAAACAGGAAAATCCTAGCTTGCTATCTTATTTAACTTTAGATCAATATACTTTAGCATTAATTTTCTTATTAAGTCTGTTAATTTTTATCGTTTATTGTCACTACTTACAACGTAATAAACAAAATTATAAAATGCTTTCAGATTTAGGATATGACCTAACTCATCACTTTATGTTTGTAATGCGAGATTTGAAATGGATATTTTTAAGTTATGTTTTACTATCTATTGGAACTACGCTGATCACTTACTTAGCGATTTATAAAGACTTACATATCTTACAATTATTAGCTGTCGTATGTTCCGTTATGGTTTTAACATTGATTGCACTAAGTTGCATTACAATACTTCTTTTAATGATATATCAAAAAGATTTTTATAAAAATCAAGTCAAACCTAATGTCAACCTAATAATCTATCTTTATATTTTACTTGCCATCGTAATGGGTGTCTTTTTAACGACTTCAACACATCAAGTCATAAAAAATAGTCATGATTTTCAGTCTAAAATTCCTTCACTTAAGGGTTGGAAAAATACGAAAGATGTATATCAACCTAATGTTCAAGACAATGGGGCAGTGTATAACAAGGAAATTGAAATAGCACAGGATAAAAGATTTGATCGTTTATTAAAAAGTAAAGAAAATCCAGGTTTTTTAATAGATACTGAAAATTTTACAAGTGAAGGCGGAGAACTTCCATTATATAAAATGAATGAAGAGGAAAATAACAGTATAGAACCCGATGGTAAAACAATAATCGTCGATCCCAATTATCTTAAACGACATCATATGGTTACGCCTCAAAGTGAAGATGTTTTGAGATACATTCAACATGATAAATATACGAGAAATATATTGGTACCTATTAAGTTCAAACGTTATGAACATAAGATTAGAAAGAACTTTACAAAAGATTTTAAATTTAAGCGCACGTTATATGATGATATCCGAAAAGATCATGCCCCTGCGCATATTAATATTATTTATGTAAAAAACAATTCAAAGTATCCTACGTATAATAGTGATGCAGGGGGCAAGAACAATAAAATAGAGGCTCCTATTGCGATAGTTGAAACAGGTAATACGCATGTCAGAAACAATGCACATTATATGGATGACTGCTATTTCTTTGAGAGTAAAAAAGATAATCCTTATGATACTTTGAAACCACTATTAAAAAAATATGGTTTACTGGACGATATAATTTCTATTAATTCGGTCTATGACACGAAGGTCGATGATATTAACGATATCAAGAAAGAAATTATTAAGTATGTTCTACTAGCACTTATTACGTTAATTTCATTTATTATTGCTATATTTACAGCTATCCATTTATATTTTGTTAATTGGAAGCATGCAATATTTATTAAATATAATCTAGGATATTCCGTTTGGAATAACCACAAGTATGCATTTCTATTATTAGCATTTGTTAACATACTGTTACTTGGTATGTTTTTACAAAAGTATCCTATAACCAGTTTATTGATCTTTATTAGTTTGCTTATTTTTGAAATGATCGTCATCTCTATAGAATTTTTAATACTCAATCAGAAGAATAACAATGCTATTTTGAAAGGAAAAGAGTAA
- a CDS encoding epsilon family phenol-soluble modulin, with the protein MFIVNLIKKAIEFFKGLFGNKK; encoded by the coding sequence ATGTTCATCGTTAACTTAATCAAAAAAGCAATCGAATTCTTCAAAGGTTTATTCGGTAACAAAAAATAA
- the smpB gene encoding SsrA-binding protein SmpB codes for MAKKKTKSPGTLAENRKARHDYNIEATVEAGIALQGTEIKSIRSGSANLKDSYAQVKRGEMYLNNMHIAPYEEGNRFNHDPLRSRKLLLHKREIIKLGERTREIGYSLIPLKLYLKHGQCKVLLGVARGKKIHDKRQALKDKAMKRDVDRAIKARY; via the coding sequence ATGGCTAAGAAAAAAACTAAATCACCAGGCACATTAGCGGAGAACCGTAAAGCAAGACATGATTATAATATTGAAGCTACGGTTGAAGCGGGTATTGCATTGCAAGGTACCGAAATCAAGTCTATACGTAGTGGTAGTGCGAACTTGAAGGATAGTTATGCTCAAGTTAAACGTGGTGAAATGTATTTAAATAATATGCATATTGCCCCATATGAAGAAGGTAATAGATTTAATCATGATCCTTTGCGCTCTCGTAAATTATTATTGCATAAGCGAGAAATTATTAAATTGGGAGAACGTACACGAGAGATTGGTTATTCATTAATCCCATTAAAACTTTATTTAAAACATGGACAATGTAAAGTTTTATTGGGTGTTGCGCGAGGTAAGAAAATTCATGACAAACGTCAAGCTTTAAAAGATAAAGCGATGAAACGTGATGTTGATCGTGCGATAAAAGCCCGTTACTAA
- a CDS encoding MFS transporter, with protein sequence MKIKQKKIILILGILLIGSNLRAPITSIGVAIPYIKSDLNLSNGLISLLTIMPLLAFAIASLFAAKSGNSFGLERTIFCALILICLGLLTRSIANIYFLLIGTLMIGIGNAYGNVLTPAVIKGRFPRRIGIMTGLYTVIMNLCGALSSFITAPLLSHWHYSIVINLIFIVSISTLIVWIFQINHDQLKVRGMEKFTTNVWKSKVAWRITIFIGSQSLIFYSFLNWLPEYLKAKQVSLNTSGTYLTILQLCLIPMTFIIPIIVERMKQQQWVVFSSGLLFFIGTILILIDTHIVILGVILVGIASGISFGVVNTFFSLKTESSMTAAKLSGMSQSLGYLIAAIGPLFFGLLHDLTHSWFNSFFLLLATGIIMMIFCTPAGKPLTIEKELNFKDRKVHNA encoded by the coding sequence ATGAAAATTAAACAAAAAAAAATAATACTTATTTTAGGTATTTTGCTAATTGGTTCAAATTTACGTGCTCCTATAACATCAATAGGTGTAGCTATTCCTTATATTAAGTCTGATTTAAATTTATCCAATGGTTTGATTAGCTTATTAACTATAATGCCATTATTAGCCTTTGCAATTGCTTCACTATTTGCAGCTAAATCCGGAAACTCCTTTGGCTTAGAGCGTACTATTTTTTGTGCCTTAATTCTTATTTGTTTAGGATTACTCACGCGTTCAATTGCTAATATATATTTTTTACTAATTGGTACACTAATGATTGGTATAGGTAACGCTTATGGTAATGTACTTACGCCTGCAGTAATAAAGGGGCGTTTCCCTAGGCGAATAGGAATTATGACCGGTCTCTATACGGTTATTATGAATTTGTGTGGGGCTCTTTCTTCATTTATCACCGCACCATTGCTCTCGCATTGGCATTATAGTATTGTTATAAATCTTATCTTCATAGTGAGTATTAGTACTTTGATAGTATGGATTTTTCAGATAAATCATGACCAACTTAAAGTTAGAGGTATGGAAAAATTTACTACAAATGTATGGAAATCTAAAGTGGCGTGGCGTATTACAATATTCATTGGAAGTCAATCTCTTATTTTTTATTCCTTTCTTAATTGGTTGCCTGAGTATTTAAAAGCTAAGCAAGTCAGTTTAAATACTTCTGGAACCTACTTAACTATTTTACAGCTTTGTTTAATTCCGATGACTTTTATTATTCCAATTATAGTTGAACGTATGAAACAACAACAATGGGTGGTATTTTCATCGGGTTTATTATTTTTTATAGGAACTATTTTAATATTAATTGATACGCATATTGTCATTCTAGGAGTCATTCTTGTTGGTATTGCTAGTGGTATTTCTTTTGGAGTTGTTAATACATTTTTTTCACTTAAAACAGAGAGTAGTATGACAGCAGCTAAATTATCAGGAATGTCACAATCCTTAGGTTATCTTATTGCTGCTATTGGTCCTTTGTTTTTTGGTCTTTTACACGATTTAACTCACTCGTGGTTCAATTCTTTCTTTCTATTATTAGCTACAGGTATTATTATGATGATATTTTGTACACCAGCAGGCAAACCACTAACAATAGAGAAAGAGTTGAACTTTAAAGATAGAAAAGTACATAATGCATAA
- a CDS encoding lactococcin 972 family bacteriocin, with product MKKQFLLASALTLGISGLGTIGYAQASMTDAHGGSENVDNSHGLKASKTYDNNVSTRSIKQGKKSGGYWVRGTTSKTVKSNYKHYSHKGHASVINGSGNGNSGGWKKPGHWSKSSVKKTWSGNKAFYDHT from the coding sequence ATGAAGAAACAATTTTTACTTGCTTCTGCTCTTACTCTTGGCATTAGTGGCTTAGGAACTATAGGCTATGCACAGGCATCTATGACAGACGCTCATGGAGGTTCTGAAAATGTAGATAACTCTCATGGTTTAAAAGCTTCAAAAACCTATGATAATAATGTTTCTACTCGTTCAATAAAACAAGGTAAAAAGTCAGGAGGATACTGGGTAAGAGGGACTACAAGCAAAACTGTTAAATCAAATTATAAACATTATAGCCACAAAGGCCATGCTTCAGTTATAAATGGAAGTGGAAATGGAAATAGTGGCGGCTGGAAGAAGCCGGGGCATTGGTCTAAATCTTCTGTGAAAAAAACATGGTCTGGAAACAAAGCTTTTTATGATCACACATAA
- a CDS encoding IS6-like element IS257 family transposase, which produces MNYFRYKQFNKDVITVAVGYYLRYALSYRDISEILRERGVNVHHSTVYRWVQEYAPILYQIWKKKHKKAYYKWRIDETYIKIKGKWSYLYRAIDTEGHTLDIWLRKQRDNHSAYAFIKRLIKQFGKPQKVVTDQAPSTKVAMAKVIKAFKLKPDSHCTSKYLNNLIEQDHRHIKVRKTRYQSINTAKNTLKGIECIYALYKKNRRSLQIYGFSPCHEISIMLAS; this is translated from the coding sequence ATGAACTATTTCAGATATAAACAATTTAACAAGGATGTTATCACTGTAGCCGTTGGCTACTATCTAAGATATGCATTGAGTTATCGTGATATATCTGAAATATTAAGGGAACGTGGTGTAAACGTTCATCATTCAACGGTCTACCGTTGGGTTCAAGAATATGCCCCAATTTTATATCAAATTTGGAAGAAAAAGCATAAAAAAGCTTACTACAAATGGCGTATTGATGAGACGTACATCAAAATAAAAGGAAAATGGAGCTATTTATATCGTGCCATTGATACAGAGGGACATACATTAGATATTTGGTTGCGTAAGCAACGAGATAATCATTCAGCATATGCGTTTATCAAACGTCTCATTAAACAATTTGGTAAACCTCAAAAGGTAGTTACAGATCAGGCACCCTCAACGAAGGTAGCAATGGCTAAAGTAATTAAAGCTTTTAAACTTAAACCTGACAGTCATTGTACATCGAAATATCTGAATAACCTCATTGAGCAAGATCACCGTCATATTAAAGTAAGAAAGACAAGATATCAAAGTATCAATACGGCAAAGAATACTTTAAAAGGTATTGAATGTATTTACGCTCTATATAAAAAGAACCGCAGGTCTCTTCAGATCTACGGATTTTCCCCATGCCACGAAATTAGCATCATGCTAGCAAGTTAA
- a CDS encoding IS6 family transposase — MNYFRYKQFNKDVITVAVGYYLRYALSYRNISKILRERGVNVHYSTVYRWVQEYAPILYQIWKKKHKKAYYKWRIDETYIKIKGKWSYLYRAIDAEGHTLDIWLRKQRDNHSAYAFIKRLIKQFGKPQKVVTDQAPSTKVAMAKVIKAFKLKPDCHCTSKYLNNLIEQDHRHIKVRKTRYQSINTAKNTLKGIECIYALYKKNRRSLQIYGFSPCHEISIMLAS; from the coding sequence ATGAACTATTTCAGATATAAACAATTTAACAAGGATGTTATCACTGTAGCCGTTGGCTACTATCTAAGATATGCATTGAGTTATCGTAATATATCTAAAATATTAAGGGAACGTGGTGTAAACGTTCATTATTCAACGGTCTACCGTTGGGTTCAAGAATATGCCCCAATTTTATATCAAATTTGGAAGAAGAAGCATAAAAAAGCTTATTACAAATGGCGTATTGATGAAACGTACATCAAAATAAAAGGAAAATGGAGCTATTTATATCGTGCTATTGATGCAGAGGGACATACATTAGATATTTGGTTGCGTAAGCAACGAGATAATCATTCAGCATATGCGTTTATCAAACGTCTCATTAAACAATTTGGAAAACCTCAAAAGGTAGTTACAGATCAGGCACCTTCAACGAAGGTAGCAATGGCTAAAGTAATTAAAGCTTTTAAACTTAAACCTGACTGTCATTGTACATCGAAATATCTGAATAACCTCATTGAGCAAGATCACCGTCATATTAAAGTAAGAAAGACAAGATATCAAAGTATCAATACGGCAAAGAATACTTTAAAAGGTATTGAATGTATTTACGCTCTATATAAAAAGAACCGCAGGTCTCTTCAGATCTACGGATTTTCCCCATGCCACGAAATTAGCATCATGCTAGCAAGTTAA
- a CDS encoding ABC transporter ATP-binding protein — protein MKISDITKKYKDNTVLDHLNFSFDSSHIVGLIGKNGVGKTTIMKIMNGNIVNFKGKVVFDQNQKIGYLIEHPKLYQDLSGLKNLKNFSNILGVKFDKDYANKIIKAFDMESYINKRVKKYSLGMKQKLAIAVSLINKPHYLILDEPTNGMDPDGSIDVLNTIKDITNEFNMRVLISSHKLEDIELICDRAVFLRDGKFVEDIDMKNTSSQEYTSISFNENDVEKAKHHLSSKSYDSIKKNGNILIIPKLDNYQNLLKDLANINIFPIKIEDKISTLRDTYFNINKGE, from the coding sequence ATGAAAATATCAGATATTACTAAGAAGTACAAAGATAATACGGTATTAGATCATTTAAATTTTTCATTTGATTCTAGTCATATCGTTGGATTAATTGGGAAAAATGGAGTCGGAAAAACTACCATTATGAAAATTATGAACGGCAATATTGTGAACTTTAAAGGCAAAGTTGTTTTTGACCAAAATCAAAAAATTGGTTATTTAATTGAACATCCTAAGTTATATCAAGACCTATCGGGATTAAAAAACTTAAAAAATTTTAGTAATATATTAGGTGTAAAGTTTGATAAAGACTATGCTAATAAAATTATAAAAGCATTTGATATGGAAAGTTATATTAACAAAAGAGTAAAAAAATATTCTTTAGGAATGAAACAAAAACTAGCAATCGCTGTGTCTTTAATAAACAAACCACATTACTTAATACTTGATGAGCCTACGAACGGTATGGATCCAGATGGTTCAATAGATGTATTGAATACTATTAAAGATATAACTAACGAATTCAATATGAGAGTACTAATATCTAGTCATAAATTAGAAGATATAGAACTCATATGTGATAGAGCTGTGTTTTTACGTGATGGAAAGTTTGTTGAAGACATTGATATGAAAAATACATCATCACAAGAGTATACATCTATCTCATTTAATGAAAATGATGTGGAAAAAGCGAAACATCATTTAAGTTCGAAATCATATGATTCGATCAAGAAAAATGGAAACATTTTGATAATTCCAAAGCTCGATAATTATCAAAATTTACTAAAAGATTTAGCTAATATTAATATATTTCCAATTAAAATTGAAGATAAAATAAGTACACTTAGGGATACTTACTTTAATATTAATAAAGGAGAATAA
- a CDS encoding GNAT family N-acetyltransferase, with amino-acid sequence MTLIRRKIGQKDYHKVLDIWEKSVISTHDFLKEKDRLELKTEIPNYLNYVEAYFWCDEDEIIGFSGTNDQNLEMLFIDPKYFRKGYGTKILQTLIHEDKVRYVEVNKDNNNAVKFYQKNGFKKHKEALKDEQGRDYPIYYLKI; translated from the coding sequence ATGACATTAATTAGAAGAAAAATTGGGCAAAAAGATTATCATAAGGTCTTAGATATTTGGGAGAAGTCTGTAATAAGTACTCATGATTTCTTAAAAGAAAAAGATAGATTAGAGTTGAAAACTGAAATACCAAATTACTTAAATTATGTTGAAGCTTATTTTTGGTGTGATGAAGATGAAATTATTGGATTTTCAGGTACAAATGACCAAAATTTAGAAATGTTATTTATAGATCCTAAGTATTTTAGAAAGGGCTATGGAACTAAAATACTTCAAACTCTAATTCATGAGGATAAAGTAAGGTATGTCGAAGTTAATAAAGATAATAATAACGCGGTTAAGTTCTATCAAAAGAATGGTTTCAAAAAACATAAAGAAGCTCTTAAAGATGAACAAGGCAGAGACTATCCTATTTATTATCTGAAGATATAA